Within the Euzebya sp. genome, the region CTGCCCGGTCACCTGGACGGCCACCGCTGCTGCGTGGGCCACCTGGCCGACGTCGCCTTCGACCTCCCCGACGCGATGGCGACCGCCTAGGCGGTCTCCCCAGATCTGACAGACTTGCCGACGGCGCCCCTCCGGGGGCGCCGTCGTCGCCGCCGAGGGCCCAGGTGCGGGTGGCGACGTGGAGGACCGTCCCGGAGGGGAGGGTGACCTCCCGGGCGTCACCCCACATCGTCGGCGACCCGCCCATGACCTCGCCGACCACCGTTGCGTCCGTCGGCTCGAGCAGCTGGACCACCACGTTGGTCGCCGCGGAGGACGTGCACCGGTTGACGAGGAGCCTGAGGGCCCCGGGGCGCTCGTCGGCGACCTCGATGAGCCGGTCGACCAGCACCCGCGCCGTCCCGGTGTCCCCACCCGGGTTGTCGCGGAGGTCGAGCACCACCGCCGCGGGGTCGACCCGGTCGACCGCCGCGTCGAGCTCGTCGGCCAGCTGGGTGATCGTCACGCCGTCCACCCGGGCCTGCACCACGCGGTAGCGGATGACGACGGCGTCCTCGCGGTCCTCCAACGCCCAGGCGGGGGTGTCGGGGTCGACGAGCGGCGGGCAGACCAGCGGGTACCAGATGCCGGCCCAGTCGGCGTAGGCCCCAGCCGGCACGGGTGCGACGTCCACGGCCTGGCCGTCGAGCTCGAGTGCGGGGTCGAGCCCGATCCCGCGCAGCACCGCCGTGGTGACCAGGTGCTGGGGCAGGCGCCCGAGGGCCGAGGCGTCGGTGTCGTGGGGGACCAGGGGGCGGAGGCGAGCGGCCACCTCGTCGACGGGCAGGCCGCCGATCGCCGTGACCTCCCGCCCGACGAGGGACTGGTGGGGCGGTGCGGCGGCGATGACCCGCCAGCCCTCCTCGAAGGCGTACAGCCGGAGAGGCCACAGCTCGAGATCCGGCTGGGCCAGCGGGAAGATGCCGGTGTGGCCGTCCTGGGGCCTGGTGGCGCCGAGGCGCATCAGCTCGGTGAGGAACGCCTCGTCGGTCAGGTCGCCGACGCGCTGGCGGACGTCCGCCGCCGCCGCGGCGACGTCCGGCGGGTCCGGGTGCGTCGCGAGCGCGTCGAGCAGCGCATCGAGATCCGCCAGCCGGTCCGCGACGACAGCGGTGTCGGTGGTGGCGGCGGGGACGTCGGGGTGCGGGGCCGTGGCGGCGGTGCACCCGTGGGCGACCGGGGCGGCGACGAGGAGCGCCACCACGAGCCTCGACACCAGCACCCGGGACGTGGCCGGATCCTACGCCGTCGCTCAGGGAGCGTCGGCGAACTCAGGGGGCACGCCGCCGGTGGCGATCGGACCCCAGTCCTCGATGGTGATGGCGATGCAGACCTTCTCGCGGTCGCGCATCGCCTGGCGGTACTCGTCCCAGTCCGGGTGCTCGCCGGCGGCCGCGCGGGAGTAGGCGACGAGGGCCTCCACCCCCTCCTCGCCGGCGAGCACCTCGGCGGTCCCGTGGAGCTGGGTCCAGGGCCCGTCGAAGTCGTCGCTCAGCGCCAGCACCGCACAGGACGGTGTCCGCTGCAGGTTCGCGGTCTTCGCCCGGGTCGGGTAGCTCGAGATCAGCAGGCGCCCGTCGACGTCGACCGCACCCGTGACCGGGCTGATCTGCGGGCGGCCGTCCGCACGGCTCGTGACCAGCACGTACTTGCGCTTGTCGGCGAGGAACTCGAGCAGGTGCGCGCGATCCACGCGCTCGGTGGTGGCGACGTTCATCGGGGGGATCCTCCGTGGGCGGGTCGATGTGCCGGGTGCAGCGGGCGCAGGTGGTGCCGGTCCTGGTCGCCGACGCGCGCGAGCGCGACCTCCATGGCGAAGTCGAACCGGTCGACCACCTGGGCGTAGGGGACGTCGTCGGGGGGCAGGTCCGAGCCCGGCTCGGTGAACAGCGCCGCGGCGTCCGAGGCGGCCACCCGGTCGGTGAACGGAGCAGGGTCGACGGGGCCGTCGGCGGTCAGCAGCGCGGCGATGTACTCACCGCACGCGCGGTCCTCCTCGCCGTCGCGCCCCGAGTGGGCGCCGGTCACGCAGAAGCTGATGCGCGCCTCGCCGGTCAGGGCGGCAGCGGTCGCGCCGGCCACGGCGAAGCTGGCGGTCAGGACGCGGTCGGCCGAGGTGGCCCGGACGACCCCCTGCGTGCCGGCCGACGAGCGGTGCACGATCGGCACGCCGGAGAGGTCCACGCCGTCGAGCGCGGTCGGGGAGTTGCCGTGGTCGAACCCCTCCGCGGTGATGCCGTCCACCTCGCCGAGCAGCCGCACGGAGGGGTCGTCCGCCCGCCGGGCGTGGGCGTCGTCGACCGTAGCGACCAGCTCGTAGGGGCCTGCCCCGGCGGCGAGGGCGACGGCGGCGGTGGTGAACGCGCGCAGCACGTCGATCACCACGACGCAGCCGGGCTGTGACGCCACGTCGTCGAGGGTGCAGAAGGTGATCTCCAGCGTGACGCTCCTGGTGCCGGTGGGGTCGGTCCGGCCCCGCCCCGCACACTAGCCGCGCGGCACCGCCTACCCTGTGACCGACATGCGACCGCCGTTCGGGCTGGCCGCCACGGCGGTGGCGGCGACGGTGCTGGCCGCCCTCCTCCTCGTGGGGGTCGTGGCCGGCGGCGGCGATCCCGTGGTCCTGCCCGTGGCCGGGCCGGCCGGCGAGCCGGGGGAGGGGCTGTGGGCGGCACGGGCCGGCGCGCCACCCGGGGCGTACGCCGCGGCCCTGGCCCAGGCGGGGGAGGTGCCGGAGTCCCCCGTCACCTCGTTGCACGGCTGGCGGGACCGCGGCCCGTCGCGGATCGGCGGGCGGCTGACCGATCTGGCCCTCGCCCCCGACGGACGCCTCTACGCCGCCGCCGCGTCCGGCGGGTTGTGGGCCTCCGACGACGGGGGCCGCACCCTCACGCCGACCTGGCCGGCCGACGCCACCCCCGCGATCGGCGCGGTCGCCGTCACCGCGGAGGGGGTGGTGCTGGTCGGCACCGGCGAGGCCAACGCAGGCGGGGGGTCGGTCACCTACGGCGGCACGGGCGTGTACCGCTCGACCGACGGCGGGGCGACCTGGGATCACGTCGGCCTCGCGACGTCCGGCACGGTCGCCCGCATCGTCCCGCACCCGAGCGACCCGGCGGTGGTGTACCTCGCCGCCGGCGGTGACCTGTTCACCGGCGGCGGCGAGCGGGGCATCTACCGCAGCGACGACGCCGGTGGGACCTGGACGCGTGTGCTCGCCCCCTCCACCCCCACCGCCGGCGGCGCCGACATCGCGATCGACCCGTCGGACCACGACCACCTCCTCGCGGCGCTGTGGGACCGGCAGCGCACCCCGGCGGAGCGGCGCTACGGCGGCCCCGGATCGGGCCTGCACCGCTCGACCGACGGGGGCACGACCTGGACGCCGGTCGACGGCGGCCTCCCGGGGTTCGCAGCCGATTCGGGACGCATCGCGGTGGCCTTCAGCCCGGCCGACCCCACCCGGGTCTACGCGGTGGTGACCCGGGGCGACGGCCGTGCGGGCGGGTTGTGGCGCGCCGACGACGGTGGGACCACCTGGGCGCGGGTGGACGACTCCCCGCTCTACGAGCCGTCACAGCACATCTTCGGCTGGTGGTTCTCGAAGGTGTTCCCGGCACCGGACGACCGCGACCGGGTGCTGGTGCCCGGCCTCACCCTGCTCGAGTCCGTCGACGGGGGGGTCACGTTCTCGAGCGACGGGCTGGTGCACGCCGACCAGCACGACCTGATCTGGGACCCCCGCGACCCCTCCACGGCGCACCTCGCCACCGACGGCGGGCTGTACACCTCCGACCAGGCGGGTCGGTCGCTGACGTGGGAGCCGGCGGTCGAGCAGGGCTTCACCCAGCTCTACCGGGTCGCCTCCGCACCGGGCGCGGATCCCGACCGGGCGCTCGCCGCGGGGTTCCAGGACCTCGGGTGCATGCTCACCGAGGGGGCGGCGGACGACTGGTACCCCTCGGCCGGCTGCGGGGACGGGACCGCGGTGCTGGTCCACCCCGATCGGCCCTCGGAGGTCGTGCTGTGCGGGCAGTACGGGCGGTGCCGGCGCTCGGCGGACTTCGGCCGGACCACCCAGCGGATGGACCTGCCCGACGTGGACCGGGTCGCCTGGGCGCCACCGCTGATCGCGCTGCCGGGCGCCCCCGACCGGCTGGTGTGGGCGGGGAGCACGGTGCACCGCTCCGACGACGGCGGCCGGACGTGGGTGCAGGTGTCCGACGACCTGACGCGCGGGGAGGCGCCCGATCCCGACTACCCCTTCGGGACGGTGAGCGCCCTCGCCGCGGGGGACGCGGAGGGGCGCCTGCTGGTCGCCGGCACCGACGACGGGTTGGTGTCGCGGACCGACGACGGCGGGGGCACCTGGGCGCAGGTCGCCGACGTCGGTCGGTGGGTGACCGGGCTCGCACTCGTCGACGGCGGCGACCGGCTGGTGGTCACGACGTCGGGGTACCTGGCGGGGGACGACGCCCCGCAGGTGCTGGTCGTCGCGGACCCCGACGTCACCGCGATCGGCGCCGGGCTGCCGGCCGCGCCCGTCAACGACGTGGTGGTGCTCGACGACGGGACGGTCGTGGTGGCCACCGACGTCGGCGTGTTCACCGCCGTCGACGTCGACGCGCCGGTGGGGCGGCGCGTCGGGACCGCCCTGCCCCAGGCGCCGGTGCTGGACCTGGACTGGTCAGGCGACCGCCGCGAGCTGACCGTCGCCACCTACGGCCGCGGGGCCTGGACCGCCACCATCCCCTCGCTCTCCCGCCACGCCGGCGACGACCGCTACGCCACCGCCGCCGCGATCGCGCAGGTGCACGACGGGGCGGCCGGCGGACCCGTCGACGAGGTCGTCCTCGCCTCCGGTGAGGACTTCCCGGACGCCCTGACCGCCGCAGCCCGGGTGGCCGCGTCCCCCTCCCGCCGCCTGGTCCTGACCCGACGCGACGACCTGCCCGGCCCGAGCGCCGACCTGCTCGCCGCGTGGGCGCCGGAGCGGCTCGTCGTCGTGGGCGGGGAGGCCGCGGTCAGCGCAGACGTCGTCGCGCAGGCCGCCGCTGCCGGTGGTGATCCGGCGGTCACCCGCCTGGCGGGGGCCGGCCGGTACGCCACCGCGGCCGCGGTCGCCACCGCCGGGGGAGGGGCTGGGGACGCCGTCGTCCTCGCCACGGCGGGGACGCCGTTCGACGCGCTCGCCGGCGCGGCCCTGGCAGCGGACGTCGACGCACCGGTCCTGCTGGTCGACCCGGACCGGCTGCCGGCGGCGACCGCGCAGGTGCTCGCCGACCTCGCCCCCTCCACGGTGATCGCCCTGGGCGGCCCGGCGGCCATCGGCGACGCTGTGCTGGCCGAGGCGGGCACGGTCGCCGGCGCGGTGACCCGACGCATCGCCGGCCCGGACCGGATCGCGACCGCCGCGGCGATCACCGGCGAGCTGGGCGAGGGCCCGGAGGTCTGGCTCGCGACGGCTGCGGGGTTCCCGGACTCCCTCGCCGCCGCCGCGACCGGGTCGCCGGTCCTGCTCACGGACCCGAGCGGGCTGTCGAGCGGCGTCCTGGACGCCCTCGCGGCCCGCCGGCCGATCGCGGTCCGGATCGCCGGCGGGCCGGCCGCCGTCGCCGACGACGTGGTCACGGCGCTCCGCACCGGACCCGGCTGACGTCCGCGCCCGCCACCCCACCTCCCGTCTATCGTGGACCGCCATGGTGAACCGCTCAGGCACGCCGGACGGGGCCGGACCCGACGACGGGGGGACGGGTGGCGGCCACGGCGTGACCGCCCTGATCTGGGACGACCAGGACCTCCGCTACGACTTCGGGCCCGACCACCCGCTGAAGCCGATCCGCGTGGAGCTCACCGTCGACCTGATACGCGCCTGCGGACTGGACCGGGGGCCGGGGGTGCTGACCCTCCCGCGCGATCCCTTCGACGTCGACGACCTGCTCGACCTGCACACCGCCCCCTACGTCGACGCGGTCATGCGGATGTCCGCCGACCCCGACCCGCGCGGCGACCTGCGGTTCGGCCTCGGCCCGGGCGACACCCCGGTCTTCGCCGGCATGCACGAGGCCTCGATGGAGGTGTGCGGCGCGTCCGTCGCGGCGGCGAGGGCCGTCTGGGAGGGCACCGCGACCCACGCCTTCAACCCCGCCGGCGGCCTGCACCACGCCATGCCCGACCGCGCCGCCGGCTTCTGCGTCTACGACGACCCCGCGGCGGCGATCCGCTGGCTGCTGGCCAACGGCGCCCAGCGGGTGGCCTACGTCGACGTGGACACCCACCACGGCGACGGCGTGCAGACCTTCTTCTACGACGACCCGCGGGTCCTGACGATCTCCCTCCACGAGTCGGGGCGCACCCTCTTCCCGGGCACCGGGTTCACCGACGAGATCGGGCACGGCGACGCACGCGGCTCCGCCCTCAACGTCCCCCTCCCGATGGCGACCATCGGCAGCGTCTACCTCGAGGCCTTCGAGCAGGTCGTCCCGCCGGCGCTCGACGCGTTCAAGCCGGACGTGCTCGTGACCCAGCTGGGCTGCGACACCCACATGACCGACCCGCTCGCCCACCTCGCGCTGACCACCGACGACTACCTCGCCCTCGCCACGCGCCTGCACGCCCTCGCCCACACCCACACCGGGGGGCGCTGGGTGGCGATGGGCGGCGGCGGCTACCAGATCGCGACCGTCGTGCCCCGCGCCTGGACGATCTACTTCGCGGAGCTGACCGGGCAGGAGGTGCCCTTCGAGGTGCCGTTCGACTTCCTCCGCCGGGTGGAGGAGGCGACGGGCCAGACGAGCCCGCGGGAGTTCCTCGAGGGCCCCGCCCGGGTGTCACCCGAGCGCGAGCAGATGATCCGCGCGCAGACGACCCGGGCGGTCGAGGACCTCAAGCGGGCGGCGTTCGACCACCTCGAGCGGTTGACCTGACGACTCAGGCCCGGACGTCGAGGGTGACCTTGCCGGTCGTGCGCCGGTCGCGCATGTCCTGGTGCGCCTGCGGGGCGTCGCCGAGGGCGTAGGACGGCCCCACGACCGGCTGCAGGTCGCCGGCGGCGACCATGTCGAACAGCTCGCCGAGCGGCGCGGCGATCATGCCGCGCGGGTCGGCGTAGCAGTGGATCAACCAGAACCCCGCCACGGTGCGGCTGCGGGACATCAACCCGGCCAGGTCCACGGGGGAGGGAGGGGTCCGGCTCGCCATCCCGAAGAACGCCAGCCGGCCGAAGGGCGCCAGGGCGGCGAGGCTCTGGTCGGTGACGGTCCCGCCGGTCATCTCGAGCACCACGTCCACCTTGCGGCCGTCGTTGGCGGCCTCGACGTCGGCCTTCAGGGTCGCCGACGCCGGGTCGATCGCGACGTCGGCGCCGAGGTCGATGGCGAGCTGGCGCTTCTCCTCGGTCGACGCCGACGCGATGATCCGCCCGGCACCCCACCTGCGGGCGAGCTGGACCGCCAGGCTGCCGACTCCGCCGGCCGCGGCGTGGACCAGCACCGACTCCCCCTCGGCCATGTGGGTGGACGTCCGCAGCAGGTGCCACGCGGTCAGCCCCTGGACCAGCAGCGCGAGGGCCTGGGCGTCGGTGACGTCGTCCGGCACGTCCACGAGCTGGTCGGCGGCGAGCGCGATCCGCTCGGCGTACCCGCCGGTGCCCGTCAGGGCCACCACGCGGCGGCCGTCGACGGTGCCGGCCACCTCGGTGCCCGGGACCAGGGGCAGGGTCTGGGCGGAGAGGTAGGAGTTCTCGGCCTGGTGGGTGTCGGCGTAGTTCACCCCCGCGAGCGTCACGTCGACCACCACCTGTCCGTCGGTCGGGGTGGGGTCGGGCAGGTCGGTGAGCTGGAGCACCTCGGGGCCGCCGAAGGTCTCGATCCGGATCGCGCGCATGGACGCCAACCTAGATGACCCGGGTCAGGTCGGAGTCGTCCCGTCCGGCGCGTCATCGGCGACCGCCGCCGCCAGCGCGTCCAGCCGTCGCGTCCA harbors:
- a CDS encoding 2-phosphosulfolactate phosphatase codes for the protein MASQPGCVVVIDVLRAFTTAAVALAAGAGPYELVATVDDAHARRADDPSVRLLGEVDGITAEGFDHGNSPTALDGVDLSGVPIVHRSSAGTQGVVRATSADRVLTASFAVAGATAAALTGEARISFCVTGAHSGRDGEEDRACGEYIAALLTADGPVDPAPFTDRVAASDAAALFTEPGSDLPPDDVPYAQVVDRFDFAMEVALARVGDQDRHHLRPLHPAHRPAHGGSPR
- a CDS encoding cell wall-binding repeat-containing protein, producing MRPPFGLAATAVAATVLAALLLVGVVAGGGDPVVLPVAGPAGEPGEGLWAARAGAPPGAYAAALAQAGEVPESPVTSLHGWRDRGPSRIGGRLTDLALAPDGRLYAAAASGGLWASDDGGRTLTPTWPADATPAIGAVAVTAEGVVLVGTGEANAGGGSVTYGGTGVYRSTDGGATWDHVGLATSGTVARIVPHPSDPAVVYLAAGGDLFTGGGERGIYRSDDAGGTWTRVLAPSTPTAGGADIAIDPSDHDHLLAALWDRQRTPAERRYGGPGSGLHRSTDGGTTWTPVDGGLPGFAADSGRIAVAFSPADPTRVYAVVTRGDGRAGGLWRADDGGTTWARVDDSPLYEPSQHIFGWWFSKVFPAPDDRDRVLVPGLTLLESVDGGVTFSSDGLVHADQHDLIWDPRDPSTAHLATDGGLYTSDQAGRSLTWEPAVEQGFTQLYRVASAPGADPDRALAAGFQDLGCMLTEGAADDWYPSAGCGDGTAVLVHPDRPSEVVLCGQYGRCRRSADFGRTTQRMDLPDVDRVAWAPPLIALPGAPDRLVWAGSTVHRSDDGGRTWVQVSDDLTRGEAPDPDYPFGTVSALAAGDAEGRLLVAGTDDGLVSRTDDGGGTWAQVADVGRWVTGLALVDGGDRLVVTTSGYLAGDDAPQVLVVADPDVTAIGAGLPAAPVNDVVVLDDGTVVVATDVGVFTAVDVDAPVGRRVGTALPQAPVLDLDWSGDRRELTVATYGRGAWTATIPSLSRHAGDDRYATAAAIAQVHDGAAGGPVDEVVLASGEDFPDALTAAARVAASPSRRLVLTRRDDLPGPSADLLAAWAPERLVVVGGEAAVSADVVAQAAAAGGDPAVTRLAGAGRYATAAAVATAGGGAGDAVVLATAGTPFDALAGAALAADVDAPVLLVDPDRLPAATAQVLADLAPSTVIALGGPAAIGDAVLAEAGTVAGAVTRRIAGPDRIATAAAITGELGEGPEVWLATAAGFPDSLAAAATGSPVLLTDPSGLSSGVLDALAARRPIAVRIAGGPAAVADDVVTALRTGPG
- a CDS encoding zinc-binding alcohol dehydrogenase family protein, which encodes MRAIRIETFGGPEVLQLTDLPDPTPTDGQVVVDVTLAGVNYADTHQAENSYLSAQTLPLVPGTEVAGTVDGRRVVALTGTGGYAERIALAADQLVDVPDDVTDAQALALLVQGLTAWHLLRTSTHMAEGESVLVHAAAGGVGSLAVQLARRWGAGRIIASASTEEKRQLAIDLGADVAIDPASATLKADVEAANDGRKVDVVLEMTGGTVTDQSLAALAPFGRLAFFGMASRTPPSPVDLAGLMSRSRTVAGFWLIHCYADPRGMIAAPLGELFDMVAAGDLQPVVGPSYALGDAPQAHQDMRDRRTTGKVTLDVRA
- a CDS encoding acetoin utilization protein AcuC — translated: MVNRSGTPDGAGPDDGGTGGGHGVTALIWDDQDLRYDFGPDHPLKPIRVELTVDLIRACGLDRGPGVLTLPRDPFDVDDLLDLHTAPYVDAVMRMSADPDPRGDLRFGLGPGDTPVFAGMHEASMEVCGASVAAARAVWEGTATHAFNPAGGLHHAMPDRAAGFCVYDDPAAAIRWLLANGAQRVAYVDVDTHHGDGVQTFFYDDPRVLTISLHESGRTLFPGTGFTDEIGHGDARGSALNVPLPMATIGSVYLEAFEQVVPPALDAFKPDVLVTQLGCDTHMTDPLAHLALTTDDYLALATRLHALAHTHTGGRWVAMGGGGYQIATVVPRAWTIYFAELTGQEVPFEVPFDFLRRVEEATGQTSPREFLEGPARVSPEREQMIRAQTTRAVEDLKRAAFDHLERLT
- a CDS encoding PPOX class F420-dependent oxidoreductase, with product MNVATTERVDRAHLLEFLADKRKYVLVTSRADGRPQISPVTGAVDVDGRLLISSYPTRAKTANLQRTPSCAVLALSDDFDGPWTQLHGTAEVLAGEEGVEALVAYSRAAAGEHPDWDEYRQAMRDREKVCIAITIEDWGPIATGGVPPEFADAP